From Candidatus Dadabacteria bacterium:
GTTTAATGAACTGATAAAACTGTTTGAGATGTTCGACTCCGAGATTGAACCACCCAGGAGAGGTTCTCACTACAAGATTAGATTAAAAGCATACAGGCTGACGTTGCCGAGACCTCATGGGAAGCATGTGGATGAGGTATATGTCAAAAAAGCAATTTCTATGTTTGAAGAAATCATAGAGAATGAGGAGTAAAAAATGCAGAAGAAAGTCAAAGACTTGGATTACTACATGAGCCTGAGGTATGAGACAAGAATACAGAAAAGCGATACCGGATATTTTGCGGAAATACCGGATCTGCCGGGTTGCATGACTTTCTGTGAAGAATTTGATCAGCTCGAAGAGATGATCGAGGACGCTAAAAAGGCATGGTTTGAAATGAGCATTGAAGACAATGTGGAAATCCCCGAACCCAAGGAAGACAAGGACTTCAGCGGAAAATTTCTTCTCAGGTTGCCCAAAAGTCTTCATAGGAAACTCTCGAATCAGGCGGAGAGGGATGGAGTAAGTTTGAACCAGCACATTCTGAATCTGCTTTCAGAGGAATCCTCTGCCCTGGAAACCATGATCAAGATAAGAGACGCAATTACGGATGCGGACGAATCCGAAAAAGTTAAACAATATTTTTCTTCTGGGACTTTTGGAATGGCAATTCCAATTTTTCCTGCCCCTATATGGGATACTTTCGCTTGCGAACTTGATATGGCGGAGTCTTTCCCAGGTTTTATGGATGTGAGGGCAGGTTCTGACACCAATAAAGCGACAATGGATTATTTTGGGCTACCAACTCAACTTGCTCTCGGCGCTGAATTTTCACACCATGAGTCGGATTGGGAAGAAGCTTTGCCTCTTCAATTCGGAAGCCAAGAGACACTTCAAATCTTTTCATCATTAATGAAGGTTGCAGCTCCCGGCATCCGTGCAAAAGCGAAATTGAAAGACAGCGGTTCCGAACGAAAACGAACACATAATCTTTTTCTGTCTTATATGCAAAACAGACTTTTACACACCCTTCAGGACAGATGAAACCGAAAGCATCAGCAAGGTCGACGATCAGATCATAGGTGAGATCGGGCGTTCCCGATTTACTGTTAGAATTTGGGTGACTTCAGAACAATGAAATCCGGCGACCAAAAATTGATAAATCCGCTTCTCCTCAAGCTACACACACAACGAATTAAAGAATTGCTTTCAATATTCCCGATACTCCAAGCAGCCGAAAGCACACAATTCATTTCACTCTGGAAGTATCTTGAAACGCGTCCACAACGATTTTTCTCCACGGACGCCTTCCAAGTGTTCTTGGATAAACTAATCGAGTTGGAAAGGGAACATAAAGATGCTCTATTTCAACTGTTGGATGAACATAATGCTCAGATCAACAACGCTTATAGAAACGTCAACGAAATATGTGCGTTTGATTGGCACGATGAACAAGTACGGGGTAAAAATGACTATGGTCGGCTCATTTTCATCGATCAAGACTTACACCCCGCTTATCTCCGGTTAGTTGAAGCTGCCTTTCGACCCTTGCT
This genomic window contains:
- a CDS encoding toxin-antitoxin system HicB family antitoxin; its protein translation is MQKKVKDLDYYMSLRYETRIQKSDTGYFAEIPDLPGCMTFCEEFDQLEEMIEDAKKAWFEMSIEDNVEIPEPKEDKDFSGKFLLRLPKSLHRKLSNQAERDGVSLNQHILNLLSEESSALETMIKIRDAITDADESEKVKQYFSSGTFGMAIPIFPAPIWDTFACELDMAESFPGFMDVRAGSDTNKATMDYFGLPTQLALGAEFSHHESDWEEALPLQFGSQETLQIFSSLMKVAAPGIRAKAKLKDSGSERKRTHNLFLSYMQNRLLHTLQDR